One Leptospira wolbachii serovar Codice str. CDC genomic region harbors:
- a CDS encoding 7TM domain-containing protein: MDRKTFITVFILIILPVVSILYKLKIAELSLLPMEVDDTVNLQVVIQPKENVAVSEVTFPIPKQFIQSRVLKSNTKMEDLDFRLQKKQYGHLGIWEGEDWNSSIGYYAKIKILPYSHTNPEPEIVTENRKQPAKEPYYLSLKNFSPEEIRLAKKLFEQIHPYDKDNVASAKQIYYFISEEVLNTTKEITLADTIRLNNGSAYTQAMLFSLLCRMKGIQVRTVAGFDLSKQNTKDNKVKLSFWNEIRVHGKWYFVSTYKNIFAHSVNGYLPLWKSVEERRSLGEEPATFRYTTYITKSNVNRYNFKEYSEEVASSNSFLRYYSLYSLPTPLQNLFRLVILIPIGALVLSVARNMIGIPTFGIFTPILLAMFFYETNLLFGIGFFLLMIALGFFERYALDKYYLLAVPRLSILLTITVITLILFSVLNEEISFFNQMSVTLFPIVITTIFIERFSIMIIEEGIMHSFATLAGTLLIALISYMIFFFGSLQILFFTHPELLFVVIAIQILLGQYKGYRVSELFRFKEIFKS; the protein is encoded by the coding sequence TTGGACCGTAAAACTTTTATTACAGTATTCATACTCATTATTTTGCCTGTTGTTTCGATTCTTTATAAGTTGAAAATTGCTGAACTGTCCTTACTTCCGATGGAAGTGGATGATACTGTTAACTTACAAGTAGTGATTCAGCCAAAAGAAAATGTTGCTGTATCCGAAGTAACTTTCCCAATTCCAAAACAATTCATCCAATCAAGAGTTCTAAAATCCAATACCAAAATGGAAGATTTAGATTTTCGATTGCAGAAAAAACAATATGGTCATTTAGGAATTTGGGAAGGAGAGGATTGGAATTCTTCTATTGGATATTATGCAAAAATAAAAATCCTGCCTTATTCACATACCAATCCAGAGCCAGAAATTGTTACTGAAAATAGAAAACAACCAGCCAAAGAGCCATACTATCTCTCTTTAAAAAACTTTTCTCCAGAAGAAATCCGTTTAGCAAAAAAGTTGTTTGAACAAATCCATCCCTACGACAAAGACAATGTCGCTTCTGCCAAACAAATATACTATTTTATTTCTGAGGAAGTTCTTAATACAACCAAAGAGATCACACTCGCAGATACAATCCGCCTGAACAATGGCAGCGCTTACACTCAGGCAATGCTATTCTCCTTACTCTGCCGTATGAAAGGAATTCAGGTTAGAACAGTTGCCGGTTTCGATTTGTCCAAACAAAACACAAAAGATAATAAGGTTAAACTCAGTTTTTGGAATGAGATCCGAGTCCATGGAAAATGGTATTTTGTGTCTACATACAAAAATATATTTGCTCATAGCGTAAACGGATATCTGCCTCTTTGGAAGTCTGTGGAAGAAAGGCGTTCTCTTGGGGAAGAACCAGCTACATTTCGTTATACGACTTATATCACAAAGTCCAATGTAAATCGTTATAATTTCAAAGAATATAGCGAAGAAGTTGCTTCTAGTAATAGTTTTTTACGGTATTATTCTTTATATAGTCTACCAACACCACTGCAAAATCTGTTTCGTTTGGTGATCCTCATTCCTATCGGAGCCTTGGTTTTGTCTGTGGCAAGGAATATGATTGGAATCCCTACCTTTGGAATTTTTACTCCTATTTTACTTGCGATGTTTTTTTATGAAACCAACCTCCTCTTTGGAATTGGTTTTTTTCTTTTGATGATAGCGCTTGGTTTTTTTGAAAGGTATGCATTGGATAAATACTATCTACTCGCAGTTCCTAGACTTTCCATCCTACTCACTATCACCGTTATTACGTTGATTTTATTTTCTGTTTTAAACGAAGAAATTTCTTTTTTCAATCAGATGAGTGTAACTTTATTTCCGATTGTGATCACAACGATTTTTATCGAACGATTTTCGATTATGATCATTGAAGAAGGGATTATGCATTCCTTTGCCACTTTAGCAGGGACATTACTGATCGCTCTTATCAGCTATATGATATTCTTTTTTGGGTCCTTACAAATTCTCTTTTTCACACATCCCGAATTATTGTTCGTGGTGATTGCTATCCAAATCCTTCTTGGCCAATACAAAGGTTACCGTGTATCGGAGCTTTTTCGGTTTAAGGAAATATTTAAGTCGTGA
- a CDS encoding ATP-dependent zinc protease family protein, with protein MGLFFRCFLYFLVLSQFFLFANCFGSKQIIEKKPDSHIKPIVIPPQYLKPIIGRVEWAEFPNWKLKLRARVDTGAKSCSIHAVNIERITENGEVFVLFDTFVDEKPVRLKSKFVKEAKVTNTSGVSETRIIISEVMKMGKYKEEVIINLNDRTNLTYPILIGRNYLMGKFLVDVSLSHALGD; from the coding sequence ATGGGATTATTTTTCCGATGTTTCCTATACTTTCTCGTACTTAGTCAGTTTTTTTTATTCGCCAACTGTTTTGGATCTAAACAAATCATTGAGAAAAAACCAGATTCTCATATCAAACCGATTGTCATTCCTCCGCAATATTTAAAACCCATCATTGGTCGAGTGGAATGGGCCGAATTTCCCAATTGGAAACTCAAACTTCGTGCAAGAGTTGATACGGGTGCTAAATCCTGTTCGATTCATGCGGTCAATATCGAAAGGATCACGGAAAATGGAGAAGTTTTTGTTTTATTTGATACCTTTGTAGACGAAAAACCAGTTCGATTGAAAAGTAAGTTTGTCAAAGAAGCAAAAGTAACTAATACTTCGGGTGTATCTGAAACTAGAATTATCATTAGTGAAGTGATGAAGATGGGAAAATATAAGGAAGAAGTTATCATAAACTTGAATGATAGAACCAATCTTACCTATCCTATACTCATTGGCCGAAACTATCTAATGGGTAAGTTTCTTGTAGATGTTTCATTGTCACATGCATTAGGTGATTGA
- a CDS encoding chloride channel protein — protein sequence MFSIQGPRSIYVYSLLIGLLSGFGAYGFNWTLTWTESFTFGNLMGYDPGIPTGDSNFHSIGSVGPISPLWVVFLPALGGLLVGIITSFFCTEAQGGGTDSLIYAFHFNEGKIQAKVPFYKALATILTLGSGGSGGKEGPTAQIGAGFGSSLAGFLGAGARARRTLMLAGTAGGLGAIFRAPLGGAITAVEMVYQEDIESDSLVPCILSSVTAYLTYTSIAGSGSIFSVQEYSLNDYRHIPLYVVLGLLCYVVGYFFVKVYHLVQDVFSKLPLPNYLKPAFGGLLVGCIALLFPEVLGSGFGLIQKMINGEVVESTSFGFSGPFFLLAVAMFKVFSTSLTVGSGSSGGLLGPSFAIGGMLGAFVGSMAQVLFPELNIIIFPFLLVGMGSFFAGVARAPIAGMIMVCDMIGSYELLPPLMIVSVIAVVLSHRTSIYRNQIKNRFLSPSHHWDMNQDIMDRIRITDHFSEFRKYAMVSENLSLTELQSNALGIQASDFILLGTGDEYKGIVSLRKNRILPEFEADLKNLITCGEIVQDVPSVCTNDTLGKALRILLEYDVDKLAIVEDGKCLGYLRYIDLFNAYQNEVKNKQRKSV from the coding sequence GTGTTTTCCATCCAGGGACCGCGATCGATTTATGTCTATTCTCTACTCATTGGTCTACTTTCTGGATTTGGGGCTTATGGATTCAACTGGACCTTAACCTGGACAGAATCCTTTACCTTTGGTAACCTGATGGGTTATGATCCAGGCATTCCAACCGGAGATTCAAATTTCCATTCCATAGGCTCGGTTGGGCCCATCTCCCCACTTTGGGTCGTTTTTCTACCCGCACTCGGTGGACTCCTTGTTGGCATCATCACTAGTTTCTTTTGTACAGAAGCCCAGGGTGGTGGGACAGATTCACTCATCTATGCATTCCATTTTAATGAAGGAAAAATTCAGGCCAAAGTTCCTTTTTATAAGGCACTTGCCACCATACTTACATTAGGCTCCGGTGGGTCAGGAGGAAAGGAAGGTCCCACCGCACAAATTGGAGCTGGATTTGGTTCTAGTTTGGCTGGGTTTTTGGGTGCAGGAGCCCGGGCTCGAAGGACGTTGATGTTAGCCGGAACGGCAGGTGGGCTTGGGGCCATATTTCGTGCTCCCCTGGGCGGAGCCATCACTGCGGTTGAAATGGTATACCAAGAAGATATCGAAAGTGATTCTCTTGTACCTTGCATTCTCTCCTCTGTGACGGCCTATTTAACCTATACAAGTATTGCGGGAAGTGGTTCTATATTTTCAGTACAAGAATATAGTCTCAATGACTATAGACATATCCCATTATATGTAGTGCTCGGACTTCTTTGTTATGTTGTGGGATACTTTTTTGTGAAAGTTTATCATTTAGTACAAGATGTATTTTCCAAACTTCCTTTACCAAACTATCTAAAACCAGCGTTTGGCGGATTACTTGTAGGTTGTATTGCTTTATTATTTCCTGAAGTTTTAGGTTCTGGTTTTGGTCTTATACAAAAAATGATTAATGGAGAAGTTGTAGAATCCACTAGTTTTGGATTTTCTGGTCCCTTTTTTCTTTTGGCTGTGGCTATGTTTAAAGTATTTTCCACTTCTCTCACTGTTGGTTCAGGGAGTTCTGGAGGATTACTTGGACCTTCTTTTGCCATCGGTGGTATGTTAGGTGCCTTTGTTGGATCTATGGCGCAAGTGTTATTTCCTGAACTAAACATCATCATCTTTCCCTTTCTTTTGGTAGGAATGGGATCATTTTTTGCAGGTGTAGCCAGAGCTCCCATTGCAGGGATGATTATGGTTTGCGATATGATTGGAAGTTATGAACTATTGCCACCGCTGATGATTGTCTCAGTCATTGCAGTAGTTTTGTCTCACCGAACCTCTATCTATAGGAACCAAATCAAAAATAGATTTTTATCTCCCTCCCATCATTGGGATATGAACCAAGACATTATGGACAGGATTCGTATCACTGACCATTTTTCTGAATTTCGTAAGTATGCTATGGTCTCCGAAAATCTCTCGCTCACTGAATTACAATCCAATGCGCTGGGAATCCAAGCCAGTGATTTTATATTGCTCGGAACGGGCGATGAGTATAAGGGCATTGTATCACTTCGAAAAAATAGAATCCTTCCAGAATTTGAAGCAGATTTGAAAAACCTGATCACTTGCGGAGAAATTGTACAAGATGTCCCTTCTGTTTGCACGAATGACACTTTAGGTAAGGCACTTCGAATTCTATTAGAATATGATGTCGACAAACTTGCAATTGTTGAAGATGGTAAATGTTTGGGTTATTTGCGATACATTGATCTATTCAATGCATACCAAAATGAAGTGAAAAATAAACAGCGTAAGTCAGTATGA
- a CDS encoding LIC10920 family plasminogen-binding lipoprotein, which produces MFRSIVILLAFSSIFLACGLKNENKAEITILPEGEASLYFLGEVDNDVTTSCGQATPATTTTTGTGTTTGTTGTTTGNTNNTRFTVISQLIFKTKETLNLRFTYDSTQIQGKIDPQQGFVLAGGAFGKTVQGTQGTVEWFNQGINIDTALQSAQQISFFNLEVTLNGTYSTSTTSTTSVLNSCNTLDSVNCTSGTSTTQCFTSDNKTCLVQNTNTDAKSVIIRGTLKCNAPNIVPQ; this is translated from the coding sequence ATGTTCCGATCCATTGTTATTCTTTTGGCATTTTCCTCAATTTTTCTCGCTTGTGGTTTAAAAAACGAAAACAAAGCGGAAATAACGATTTTACCAGAGGGAGAGGCTTCCCTCTACTTTTTAGGGGAAGTGGATAACGACGTTACAACGAGCTGTGGACAAGCCACTCCCGCAACAACGACTACGACAGGAACTGGAACTACAACCGGAACCACGGGAACTACAACAGGCAACACCAATAACACACGTTTTACGGTCATTTCTCAGTTAATCTTTAAAACAAAAGAAACTCTCAACCTACGTTTTACTTACGACAGTACTCAAATCCAAGGGAAAATCGACCCACAACAGGGTTTTGTCCTTGCGGGTGGAGCTTTCGGAAAAACCGTACAAGGAACACAAGGGACTGTGGAGTGGTTCAACCAAGGGATCAATATTGATACAGCACTCCAAAGTGCACAACAGATATCCTTCTTTAACTTAGAAGTTACACTCAATGGAACTTACAGTACTTCAACAACATCTACAACTTCAGTGCTTAACTCTTGTAATACTCTAGATAGTGTCAATTGTACTTCCGGAACATCCACAACACAATGTTTTACATCTGATAACAAAACTTGTTTAGTGCAGAACACGAATACAGATGCAAAATCGGTTATCATTCGCGGAACATTAAAATGTAACGCGCCGAATATCGTTCCACAATAA
- a CDS encoding ATP-binding protein, whose protein sequence is MYRFFFCLFFLPLSLWAEGGVGLWHLGTNPNTKLSELSSKDHSSLFYFGFTKDSHYYQIDLDESPSRYFHFENGMISELDYELFQDGKKISEIKTGLVRKKLPEVSFTGGFVFPAKEKGTYLFRIRSEDTHRINFRIRDEFSLLQYTKSISLWQGFYFGLCILVCLLSATQYIILRERIYLLLTFATITILFTNVLRSGLFYEYGFSNCVWFYRYVPGLVSLSPFGLVLFLREFIQTKQKYPNADNYIIFYAYSLFVSIFIVLIDLQLYFRFIYANSLMLSTANFGFAIYCMINKKENANVLFYAFLVRQISTTLLIFANLGYLPSFPFLSSANEIGAAVQMTIFTIAISKFQIQNRIKKEQTVTKENAELETMVLERTKEIQTQKEKLEKALLQISHTENQLVFSEKMSELGKLVAGVAHEINNPLSAIKASIETLIESKDNEIKNLGSKENIYSSLDPTEIKTIKQILTYQSDFGLVASYTERKDKKASLKKVCKDNGLELEESMLERFLDVGITKLYDEEIALLKSGQEKLSNLIFEEKNFKLHLSIIQIAVDRSSKIILALKNFSRVTKVEERRIFTLLENIETVLTIYQYKMRGKVSLKKTFLTDATILGWPEDLIRVWTNLILNGLEAMNQKGNLMITTEKKGGLVEIKVIDNGPGISSEIQNKIFDPFFTTKNHGEGTGMGLGITKSIIEKHKGNIFIESEPGRTCFSIQLPIIEFIDPNEPFSED, encoded by the coding sequence TTGTATCGATTCTTCTTTTGCCTTTTTTTTCTTCCCCTTTCGCTTTGGGCGGAAGGTGGTGTAGGTCTTTGGCATTTAGGAACAAACCCAAATACCAAACTATCAGAGCTTAGTTCCAAGGACCACAGTTCCCTCTTCTATTTCGGATTCACAAAAGATAGCCACTATTACCAAATTGATTTAGACGAAAGCCCTTCGAGATACTTTCATTTTGAAAATGGAATGATTTCTGAATTGGATTACGAGTTATTTCAAGATGGAAAAAAAATCTCTGAAATCAAAACTGGATTGGTTAGAAAAAAACTACCTGAAGTATCTTTTACAGGTGGATTTGTATTTCCTGCGAAAGAAAAAGGAACTTACCTATTTCGAATTCGATCCGAAGACACTCACAGAATCAATTTTCGAATCCGCGACGAATTCAGCTTATTACAATATACGAAATCCATTTCTCTTTGGCAAGGTTTCTACTTTGGACTTTGTATCTTAGTTTGCCTTCTTTCTGCGACTCAATACATCATCCTAAGAGAAAGAATTTATCTATTGTTGACCTTCGCAACAATAACAATTCTATTCACAAATGTTCTTAGATCGGGCCTCTTTTATGAATATGGTTTTAGTAACTGCGTTTGGTTTTATCGATATGTTCCTGGTCTTGTCTCTTTAAGTCCTTTTGGGCTCGTTCTTTTTTTGCGTGAGTTCATTCAAACAAAACAAAAATATCCCAATGCAGACAATTACATCATTTTCTACGCCTATTCTTTGTTTGTTTCCATTTTCATAGTTTTGATAGACTTGCAATTATACTTTCGATTCATATATGCGAATAGCCTAATGTTATCAACTGCAAATTTCGGTTTTGCAATTTACTGCATGATTAACAAAAAAGAAAATGCGAACGTTTTGTTTTATGCATTTTTGGTTAGGCAGATCAGCACAACATTACTAATTTTTGCCAATCTTGGATATTTACCTTCTTTTCCATTCTTAAGTTCTGCAAATGAAATTGGTGCCGCCGTACAGATGACAATCTTTACGATTGCGATTTCTAAATTTCAAATTCAGAACCGTATCAAAAAAGAACAAACTGTAACCAAAGAAAATGCAGAATTGGAAACAATGGTTTTGGAACGAACCAAAGAGATCCAAACCCAAAAAGAAAAATTAGAAAAGGCATTATTACAAATCAGTCATACAGAAAACCAATTAGTATTTTCAGAGAAGATGTCTGAACTGGGAAAACTTGTAGCAGGTGTAGCACATGAAATCAACAACCCGCTAAGCGCCATCAAAGCCTCAATAGAAACCTTAATTGAATCCAAAGACAATGAAATTAAGAATTTAGGCTCCAAAGAAAATATATATTCATCGTTGGATCCAACTGAAATAAAAACCATCAAACAAATTCTCACCTACCAATCTGATTTTGGTCTCGTAGCAAGTTACACGGAACGAAAAGACAAAAAGGCAAGTCTTAAAAAAGTCTGCAAAGACAATGGCTTAGAACTCGAGGAAAGTATGTTGGAAAGGTTTTTGGATGTTGGGATTACCAAGTTATACGATGAAGAAATAGCCTTACTGAAATCCGGACAAGAAAAACTTTCTAATCTAATTTTTGAAGAAAAAAACTTCAAACTCCACTTGTCCATCATTCAGATCGCAGTAGATAGATCTTCGAAAATCATCTTAGCTCTAAAAAACTTTTCTCGTGTGACAAAAGTAGAAGAAAGAAGGATATTTACTCTTCTAGAAAATATTGAAACAGTGCTTACCATTTATCAATATAAAATGCGAGGAAAAGTTTCCCTTAAGAAAACATTTTTAACAGATGCGACGATCCTGGGTTGGCCAGAAGATTTAATTCGCGTTTGGACAAATTTGATTTTGAATGGATTGGAAGCAATGAACCAAAAAGGAAACCTTATGATCACTACAGAAAAAAAAGGTGGTTTGGTGGAAATCAAGGTGATAGACAATGGTCCAGGTATCTCATCAGAAATTCAGAATAAAATCTTTGATCCCTTCTTTACCACCAAAAACCACGGCGAAGGAACGGGAATGGGGCTGGGAATTACAAAATCAATTATCGAAAAACACAAAGGAAATATATTCATAGAATCAGAACCGGGTAGAACTTGTTTTTCCATCCAACTTCCGATCATTGAGTTTATAGATCCCAATGAACCATTCTCGGAAGATTGA
- a CDS encoding polyprenyl synthetase family protein: MKSNLRIQSILAKFDKNLDGIIKEDIPVLKKIKKHVITSGGKRIRPFSHYLFCQFLNVKDKNWLDVGSVAELIHAASLLHDDVVDNAPIRRGKPTIGSLFGDKTAILAGDYLLACGISRLNSLGNPELMEIFSQVLKDLSVSELLQMEWEKNPKISLKIYDSIIYGKTASLFGVCTESAAILAGKSKKEKSLVRDFGVRLGKLFQKKDDCLDYFVDSNTSGKEFLKDFKNGLFTYPVLVLRNHLGLMEKRKLESVFKKEERNSSDESYILGLMESKKISAMLHKELSLEKNYLLGFLNQFPNSSERQLFVEQLDRLT, encoded by the coding sequence ATGAAATCAAATCTTCGAATCCAATCCATCTTAGCTAAGTTTGATAAAAATTTGGATGGAATCATTAAAGAAGATATTCCCGTTCTTAAAAAAATCAAAAAACATGTAATCACTTCTGGTGGAAAACGGATTCGACCCTTTTCTCATTATCTATTTTGTCAGTTCCTTAATGTAAAAGATAAAAATTGGCTAGATGTAGGAAGTGTTGCCGAACTTATCCACGCTGCTAGTTTACTGCATGATGATGTGGTGGATAATGCGCCCATCCGTCGTGGCAAACCAACCATTGGATCTTTGTTTGGAGACAAGACGGCCATCCTTGCCGGCGATTATCTGTTAGCTTGTGGGATCAGTCGGCTCAACTCCCTTGGAAATCCGGAACTTATGGAAATTTTTTCACAAGTATTAAAGGATCTTTCTGTAAGTGAACTCTTGCAGATGGAATGGGAAAAAAACCCTAAGATATCCTTAAAAATATACGATTCTATTATTTATGGAAAAACAGCTTCTCTTTTTGGAGTTTGTACGGAATCGGCAGCGATCCTTGCCGGTAAATCCAAAAAAGAAAAATCTCTCGTTCGTGATTTCGGTGTTAGGTTGGGTAAACTCTTCCAAAAGAAAGATGATTGTTTAGACTATTTTGTAGATTCAAATACAAGTGGTAAGGAATTTTTAAAAGATTTCAAAAATGGGTTATTTACTTATCCTGTTCTTGTCCTTCGCAACCATCTAGGGCTTATGGAAAAAAGAAAATTGGAATCTGTGTTCAAAAAAGAAGAAAGAAATTCCTCTGATGAATCCTATATTCTTGGTTTGATGGAATCTAAAAAAATTTCTGCAATGTTGCACAAAGAACTCAGTTTAGAAAAAAACTATCTGCTGGGTTTTTTAAATCAATTTCCAAATAGCTCCGAACGGCAGTTATTTGTAGAACAACTCGATCGGCTTACTTAA
- a CDS encoding transglutaminase-like domain-containing protein, whose product MGQTSFPDFYPDDITRLLYDWEVAPPEKKRFLLKLIASRIPWQIQLESALDEVKDPYLRVQARNLKSEITRHRLRHSFFKLTLRGNTNHYKDLEEMAVQLSSIGFPDQNYAEIKHELDRIALRVSELYDDHSGYLTDELKVQILCQVLFQEEGFVGNIQNYNDPGNSYLFQVIKSRLGIPISLSVVYLLVGQRLGLPLYGTNLPLHFLLQYESEGYFTYIDPFHGGVLLDKFTCEKFLEANGYTNSPKYFTKASTLSMIKRMCRNLIHIYRDNQTKEMENTIKDHLQILESRSTHVE is encoded by the coding sequence ATGGGACAAACTTCCTTTCCAGACTTTTATCCGGACGATATCACTCGTTTATTGTATGATTGGGAAGTTGCCCCTCCTGAAAAAAAACGTTTTTTATTAAAACTCATCGCTTCTCGAATTCCATGGCAGATCCAATTGGAATCTGCTTTGGATGAAGTAAAAGATCCTTACCTTCGCGTCCAAGCTCGCAATTTAAAATCAGAAATCACTCGTCATAGACTACGTCATTCCTTCTTCAAACTCACGTTACGTGGGAATACAAATCATTATAAAGATTTAGAAGAGATGGCGGTACAGTTGTCTAGCATTGGTTTTCCTGATCAAAACTATGCAGAGATCAAACATGAGTTGGACCGAATTGCACTTCGTGTATCTGAGTTGTATGATGACCATTCCGGTTATCTAACTGATGAGCTTAAAGTCCAAATTCTTTGCCAGGTTTTATTTCAGGAAGAAGGTTTTGTTGGGAATATTCAGAACTATAATGATCCCGGTAATTCTTATTTATTTCAGGTAATCAAAAGCAGGTTAGGAATTCCTATTTCTTTGTCCGTAGTTTATTTGTTAGTTGGTCAAAGATTGGGCCTTCCACTCTACGGAACCAATCTCCCACTTCATTTTCTTTTACAATATGAATCGGAAGGTTACTTTACCTATATTGATCCATTTCATGGTGGTGTTTTGTTAGATAAGTTCACTTGTGAAAAGTTTTTGGAAGCGAATGGCTACACCAATTCACCAAAATATTTTACAAAAGCTTCTACACTTTCCATGATCAAACGTATGTGCAGAAATCTCATCCATATCTACAGGGACAACCAAACCAAAGAAATGGAGAATACAATTAAGGACCACCTGCAGATTCTAGAAAGCCGATCCACTCATGTGGAATAA
- a CDS encoding transketolase — MEKIEVAKKFAKDIRIQVIKMVTAANSGHPGGPLGLADIYAALYTSILNHDPKNPEWAERDRLILSNGHVCAVRYASMGLSGYFPVEDLLTFRNINSYLQGHPSTRYMKGLESSSGSLGQGLSVSVGLALGAKLKKETYKIYTCISDGECGEGMTWEAAQSAVHFKTDNLIAFMDRNYIQIDGNTEEVMKLEPLDKKFEMFGWNVINADGHNMDDIFAAFAKAKQHTGGPTLIVFRTILGKGVSYMENNPKWHGTPPNKEQEAQALAELA; from the coding sequence ATGGAAAAAATTGAAGTCGCAAAAAAATTTGCAAAAGATATTCGAATCCAAGTGATCAAAATGGTTACGGCTGCCAACTCTGGTCACCCAGGTGGTCCTCTTGGACTTGCTGATATCTATGCTGCACTCTATACTTCTATTTTAAATCATGATCCTAAAAATCCTGAGTGGGCAGAAAGAGACAGGCTCATTCTTTCCAACGGCCACGTTTGTGCGGTTCGGTATGCATCCATGGGACTTTCCGGTTATTTCCCTGTAGAAGATTTACTTACATTTCGTAATATCAATTCGTATCTCCAAGGCCACCCTTCCACTCGTTATATGAAGGGACTCGAATCTAGTTCCGGATCTCTTGGACAAGGTTTATCAGTATCTGTTGGTTTGGCGCTCGGTGCGAAACTAAAAAAAGAGACATATAAAATTTATACATGCATATCTGACGGTGAATGTGGCGAAGGAATGACTTGGGAAGCGGCACAATCAGCAGTCCACTTCAAAACAGATAACCTCATTGCCTTTATGGATCGTAACTACATCCAAATCGACGGAAACACAGAAGAAGTAATGAAGTTAGAACCTTTGGATAAAAAGTTCGAAATGTTCGGTTGGAACGTAATCAATGCTGACGGACATAATATGGATGATATTTTTGCTGCTTTTGCTAAAGCGAAACAACATACAGGCGGACCAACTCTCATTGTGTTTAGAACTATTTTAGGAAAAGGTGTTTCTTATATGGAAAACAATCCTAAGTGGCACGGAACTCCTCCGAACAAAGAACAAGAAGCGCAAGCACTTGCGGAATTAGCATAA